CGTTGTCTGATAAAATCAATACGAGTTTCACCAAAAAATTGCATCATGAGAAATTAACGTCTCCATTTCAAAAATTTTGTGTCGTCAAATGCTCAAGGCTTTGAGATTGTAACGACGGGTGACATAATCGTAAACCACACGCGTCACCACGATGGCGGTAAACATGCTCACGGCGATGCCGAACATCAGGGTGACGGCAAAGCCTTTGATCGGGCCAGTGCCGAATTGATAGAGCACCAGCGCCGTGAGCAGCGTCGTGATATTGGCGTCAAAAATGGTCCAAAAGGCGCGGTCATAACCGGCGTCGATGGAAGCGCGGACGGTTTTGCCGGCGCGCAGCTCTTCCCGAATGCGCTCCAAAATCAGCACGTTGGCGTCGACCGCCATACCGATGGTCAAGATGATGCCGGCGATGCCGGGGAGCGTCAGCGTGGCTTTGAGAAAGGCCATGCACGCCAGCAGCATCACCAGATTCAGCACGAGAGCGCTATCGGCCAGAAGGCCGGAAAGCTTGTAATAAACTGCCATAAACAGCATCACCAAAATCAAGCTGATGATGGCCGACCACGTGCCTTTGGAGATCGAATCCTGTCCCAGCGAGGGGCCGACGGTGCGCTCTTCAATCACTTGCATTGGCGCTTGCAAAGAGCCGGCGCGCAAAACGATTGCCAGATCCTTTGCTTCCTCCGCATTCATGCTCCCTTCAATCGAAGCCCGACCGCTGGGAATTTTTTCTTTGATGTTCGGGGCCATGACGACTTTATTGTCCAGCATGATGGCAAGGCGTTTGTTCACGTTCGCGCCGGTGACGCGCGAAAAAATTCTTGTGCCTTCATCATTCAATTGCATGCTCACCGTCCATTCGCCCTGGCGGATCATGCCGGAGCCGCTGGCAATTTCTGGTCGCGCATCGGTCAAAAGCGCGCCGGTCAACTCCGCCTCTTTTTTCACCAAATAGAGATAATAGTATTGTTCATCGGCGACTTTTTCGGGTTTATTCGACCAGGCAAATTCGGCGTCCGGTGGAATGAGTTTTTGCACCTCCGGATTGTTCAGAATGCGCTCAACCGCGCGGACATTTTGGGCGGGGACGGCTACTTCGCTGCGGCCAACGTCTCGAAGCAGCGAGATAAACGGATTGCCGGAAAAGATGTCCTTGTCCACCTGAACGGAGTCGGACGAGGCGGCAGCCGTGTCACTTGGCACAATCGAAGAGCCGGCAAACAATTCGGAAACGTTCACCGCTTTGTCCTTGCTGACTTTGCCGCTGGCGCCGGTGCTGTCGGTAACGCTGGTGTCAATCGCGGTACCCACCTCGGGCTTCGCCGCCAGATCGCGCTTGAGCAGATTGTCGATCTTGGTAATGACGTCCTGAAAAATTTGCGGGTCTTTGACGAGGTTGAATTCCAGCAACGCGGTTTTGCCGATGATATTTTTGGCGCGATTTTTATCGGTAATGCCGGCCAGCTCCACCACCACGCGGCGGCTGCCCTGTTTGGTGATCGAAGGCTCGGACACGCCGAATTGGTCGATGCGGTTGCGCAGAATCTCCAGGTTGCGGTCAATCGCATCATCCGCCTCTCTTTTCAGCTCGTCGAGGATTTGCGCATCGGTTTGCGCGCGCGAGCCGAAATAACGATTGAGACGAATATCGGCTTCGGCAAAACTCGCCTGCAAGGCCGCGAAATAATCGGCGTTGGGCGTGGCAGCGACTACATCGAGCTTTTTCATAATTTCCTCGAAACGCGCGTCCTTGTTTTTGGCCACGTCACGCATCAGTTTTGGCAAATTGACTTCATACACCAGGTAGGTGCCGCCCTGCAAATCCAAACCGCGTTTGATGGTCTTGGTCTCGTTCTTGCTGATTTTGTCGTGCAATGCAATCAAGCTCGCGGCTTCCTTCAACAACGCCTGCAGGCTATCGGCTGGTTTATCGTGCAGCCGTTGGCGGATGCGCGATTCGAGTTGGCCGGCATTCAAGGCCTCGTTGATTTCGTCACGATTCAAACCGGTTTCCCGCTCGATTTGCACCAAATAATTTTCCGCTTCTTTTTTTTGGCGACCAACGACAAAAGTCGGGTAAAGCTGCCAAAGCGACCAAACTATGGCAAGCCCGATGATGATTGTTCGCAACAGATTATTACGTCGCATTCAGGTATTGCCTCCAAAACAATAAATCAAACTCCGCAATTGCCACCGTCTCATCTTACATGATGAAAGAATTAAACAACTCAAAATATAACTGATTTGCGACACAAAGTCAAGCAAAAGCTGCGCCAACTCTTTCTTGGTGGCCGTCCGCAACTTCAGGCTGATGCAAGTATGCAAAATCATAGAAGCTTCAGCGTGATGGGGGTGCGGCTAATGATCTCAAGTTGATCAAATCTTGGAAACGTCGTCATGACTGCACTCGGCCTCGGAGGAGCTTTCGCCACAACAGCAAGGCACTTGCGTGATTTCATGCAGTTTCGCATTTACCGCCCGGCACATTTGCGTATTGGCTTGCAAGATTTCTTTGATTTACGTGCGCCGGTCGGCACTGTGCAATCAAATACGATTCATCTGCAGCAGGCAATGGACTGGCTTTGCCGCGCGCAGGATGCGACCAGTGACGCCGGCGTTTCCGCGCGATACCGGCTCTCCAAAGGCTGGGCCGCTTCTTATCCTGAAACCACCGGTTATATTATTCCCACTTTTTTTGATTACGCCAATCTCACCCAGGATAAAAATTATCGCCAGCGCGCCATCGGCATGGCCGATTGGCTTTTGGCCGTGCAGCTCGCTGATGGCGCTTTTTCGGCGCACGACATCAACGCGCCTCGCGAGCCGCGTGTTTTTAACACCGGCCAGGCTTTGCTCGGATTGGTTCGCGCCTTTGGCGAGACCGGCAACGACGCGTATTTAAATGCCGCAAGCCGCGCCGGCGATTGGCTGATCTCCGTTCAAAATGAAAACGGAACATGGAACCGGTTTGAGTATTATCAACGCCCGCACGCTTATCATACCGAGGTGGATTGGCCGTTGCTGCAGCTTTTTGGGATAACACAAAAACCGATTTATCGTGACGCTGCCGTGAAAAATCTCGATTGGGTTTTATCGCAGCAACAGCCGAATGGCTGGTTCGATCATTGCGGCTTCAGAGAAGATCAGGCGCCTTATCTTCACACCATCGCTTATACCATTAACGGCTTGCTGGAGTCCGGCGTGATGCTGCAGCCGGATCAGCCCTTCAACAACGCCTATGTGCGGGCGGCGTGGCTCGCTTCCGAAGCCTTGCTGCACCGCTTCGAGATTCGACATTTTATGCCCGGGCAGTTTGATCGAAATTGGAAAGCCACGGTGAGTTACAGTTGTTTGACCGGCAACATGCAAACTTCGATCAACTGGCTGCGGCTCTACGAAGTGACCGGGGATATCCGCTTTCTCAACGGCGCGTTGAAGCTCAATGATTTTGTGAAATCGACCCAGGATTTGCACAGCAACCATCCGGGCATTCGCGGCGGCATCAAAGGCTCACATCCGCTTTGGGGGCGATACATTCGTTATAGTTATCCCAATTGGGCGGCGAAATTCTTCGCCGATGCGCTCATGCTGGAAGACAAGCTCATGGCCGAGCTATATCAACGGGAGGGCGTGGCTTGAACATCGTTGTGCTCTGCAAAAGTTGGAATCATAAAAAAGTGCTGGAGATTCTGGCGGCGCTTCGCCAGCAGGAATTGCGCGTGCGAGG
This genomic window from candidate division KSB1 bacterium contains:
- the secD gene encoding protein translocase subunit SecD — translated: MRRNNLLRTIIIGLAIVWSLWQLYPTFVVGRQKKEAENYLVQIERETGLNRDEINEALNAGQLESRIRQRLHDKPADSLQALLKEAASLIALHDKISKNETKTIKRGLDLQGGTYLVYEVNLPKLMRDVAKNKDARFEEIMKKLDVVAATPNADYFAALQASFAEADIRLNRYFGSRAQTDAQILDELKREADDAIDRNLEILRNRIDQFGVSEPSITKQGSRRVVVELAGITDKNRAKNIIGKTALLEFNLVKDPQIFQDVITKIDNLLKRDLAAKPEVGTAIDTSVTDSTGASGKVSKDKAVNVSELFAGSSIVPSDTAAASSDSVQVDKDIFSGNPFISLLRDVGRSEVAVPAQNVRAVERILNNPEVQKLIPPDAEFAWSNKPEKVADEQYYYLYLVKKEAELTGALLTDARPEIASGSGMIRQGEWTVSMQLNDEGTRIFSRVTGANVNKRLAIMLDNKVVMAPNIKEKIPSGRASIEGSMNAEEAKDLAIVLRAGSLQAPMQVIEERTVGPSLGQDSISKGTWSAIISLILVMLFMAVYYKLSGLLADSALVLNLVMLLACMAFLKATLTLPGIAGIILTIGMAVDANVLILERIREELRAGKTVRASIDAGYDRAFWTIFDANITTLLTALVLYQFGTGPIKGFAVTLMFGIAVSMFTAIVVTRVVYDYVTRRYNLKALSI
- a CDS encoding terpene cyclase/mutase family protein, encoding MTALGLGGAFATTARHLRDFMQFRIYRPAHLRIGLQDFFDLRAPVGTVQSNTIHLQQAMDWLCRAQDATSDAGVSARYRLSKGWAASYPETTGYIIPTFFDYANLTQDKNYRQRAIGMADWLLAVQLADGAFSAHDINAPREPRVFNTGQALLGLVRAFGETGNDAYLNAASRAGDWLISVQNENGTWNRFEYYQRPHAYHTEVDWPLLQLFGITQKPIYRDAAVKNLDWVLSQQQPNGWFDHCGFREDQAPYLHTIAYTINGLLESGVMLQPDQPFNNAYVRAAWLASEALLHRFEIRHFMPGQFDRNWKATVSYSCLTGNMQTSINWLRLYEVTGDIRFLNGALKLNDFVKSTQDLHSNHPGIRGGIKGSHPLWGRYIRYSYPNWAAKFFADALMLEDKLMAELYQREGVA